From Cheilinus undulatus linkage group 18, ASM1832078v1, whole genome shotgun sequence, the proteins below share one genomic window:
- the ivd gene encoding isovaleryl-CoA dehydrogenase, mitochondrial, which yields MFAVRNALRLGSRLSIPAVARRGCAGAAIPVDDVVNGLTDEQIQLRQTVRKFCAEKLAPYADDIDKNNDFPGMRKYWQEMGEMGLLGITAPVEYGGTGLGYLDHVIVMEEMSRVSAAIALSYGAHSNLCVNQMVRHANEKQKEKYMPKLMTGEHVGALAMSEPNAGSDVVSMKLKAKKKGDYYILNGNKFWITNGPDADVLIVYAKTDPEAHQKGITAFIVEKGMPGFSTAQKLDKLGMRGSNTCELIFEDCKIPEENILGPLNKGVYVMMSGLDLERLVLASGPIGIMQSVLDFAVPYLHVREAFGQKIGHFQLMQGKMADMYTRLSSCRQYVYNVAKACDKGHFSAMDCAGVILYCAENATQVALDGIQCLGGNGYINDYPMGRFLRDAKLYEIGAGTSEIRRLIIGRSFNSMFK from the exons ATGTTCGCCGTCAGAAATGCTCTCCGCCTCGGCTCCAGGTTATCCATCCCGGCGGTGGCGAGGAGAGGATGCGCGGGGGCTGCGATACCTGTGGACGACGTAGTGAACGGACTCACGGACGAGCAGATACAG CTCAGGCAAACAGTCCGGAAATTCTGTGCGGAAAAGCTAGCACCCTATGCTGATGATATCGACAAGAACAATGACTTTCCAGGAATGCGG AAATATTGGCAAGAAATGGGAGAGATGGGACTCCTTGGCATCACAGCTCCAg TGGAATATGGGGGCACAGGATTGGGCTACTTGGATCACGTCATTGTGATGGAGGAAATGTCTCGAGTGTCTGCAGCTATTGCACTCAGTTATGGTGCCCACTCTAACCTCTGTGTCAACCAGATGGTTCGCCACGCCAACGAGAAGCAGAAGGAGAAGTACATGCCAAAG TTAATGACTGGAGAGCATGTAGGAGCCCTCGCCATGAGTGAGCCCAATGCTGGCTCTGATGTTGTCTCAATGAAACTAAAAGCCAAAAAGAAAG GCGACTACTACATTCTGAATGGTAACAAGTTCTGGATCACAAATGGTCCCGATGCAGACGTCCTCATTGTTTATGCAAAGACAGACCCTGAAGCGCATCAAAAGGGGATCACAGCTTTCATCGTTGAAAAG GGGATGCCAGGATTCTCTACAGCACAGAAGCTCGACAAACTCGGCATGAGAGGATCCAACACCTGCGAGCTGATCTTTGAAGACTGCAAAATcccag agGAGAACATCCTCGGCCCATTAAACAAAGGTGTGTATGTGATGATGAGTGGCTTGGATCTGGAGAGGCTGGTGCTGGCATCAGGGCCTATTGG CATCATGCAGTCAGTCTTAGACTTTGCTGTTCCCTACCTTCACGTAAGAGAAGCTTTTGGACAGAAAATCGGGCACTTTCAG TTAATGCAGGGAAAGATGGCAGACATGTACACCAGGTTGAGCTCCTGTCGACAGTATGTGTACAATGTGGCCAAGGCCTGTGACAAAGGACACTTTAGTGCGATG GACTGTGCTGGAGTGATCCTCTATTGTGCAGAGAATGCCACTCAGGTTGCTCTAGATGGCATTCAGTGTTTGG GTGGAAATGGTTACATCAACGATTACCCCATGGGGCGTTTCCTGCGTGATGCAAAGCTGTACGAAATTGGTGCCGGCACGAGCGAGATTCGCAGACTTATCATTGGGCGATCCTTCAACTCCATGTTTAAGTAA